One stretch of Pelmatolapia mariae isolate MD_Pm_ZW linkage group LG3_W, Pm_UMD_F_2, whole genome shotgun sequence DNA includes these proteins:
- the LOC134617829 gene encoding programmed cell death 1 ligand 1-like, with the protein MCRRTSFLFFSTFLFVDLFVFVSADQKNITATPGQKNVTLPCRAPNNNIIVVLEWSRADLGEKYVLLFRDEQLDPEQQHPSFKNRVELLDRQMKNGDVSLILKNVTSTDNGTYECRVIQGGTKRRKRRVLDGDPISSINLSVVDPPGQTGGDTEDGGKEAGGKEAGGKEAGGVVLIAGLSVSVVLLVAVVGFLIYRKHKQQQSQDSYQPPVEFQPV; encoded by the exons ATGTGTCGCCGaacatcttttttgtttttctccacttTTCTGTTTGTCGATCTCTTCgtgtttgtctctgcag atcagaaaaacatcacagctacACCTGGACAAAAGAACGTCACTTtgccatgtcgagctccaaacaacaacatcattgTTGTTctagagtggagcagagctgacctgggagaGAAATATGTGCTTCTGTTCCGGGATGAGCAGCTTGATCCAGAACaacagcatccatcttttaagaaccgggtggagctgctggacagacagatgaagaatggagacgtgtctttgattctgaagaatgtgacGAGTACTGATAATGGGACATACGAGTGTCGTGTCATCCAGGGAGGAACTAAGCGTAGAAAGAGACGTGTTTTAGATGGTGACCCCATCAGCAGCATCAACCTGAGtgttgttgatcctccag gtcagacaggaggagacacagaggatggagggaaggaggcTGGAGGGAAGGAGGCTGGAGGGAAGGAAGCTGGAGGTGTTGTACTGATCgctggtctgagtgtttctgttgtgcttcttgttgctgttgttggttttttgatctacagaaaacataaacaacagcAGAGTCAGGACTCATACCAGCCTCCTGTTGAATTTCAGCCTGTTTGA